The following are from one region of the Biomphalaria glabrata chromosome 4, xgBioGlab47.1, whole genome shotgun sequence genome:
- the LOC129925828 gene encoding peptidyl-glycine alpha-amidating monooxygenase B-like: MNHPDKANENLYQDTKTQDILMPGAKPNTPDTYLCTTYPVLEEELYIYKFQDLANAATAHHMLLYGCDGEPFSTDSFWNCPPMCKNGQPTIMFAWAKNAPPTVMPKGVGLRVAGKHQLRLLYSRYTTQRFLKTQNLQITLDLNFTQPTKMYPVDISCTFMMDKSIIPFAFRTHAHGLGTVITGYQYNGTYHEIGKGNPQWPQAVRCTYNSSSMDHPVGVGSTGNDEMCNYYIMFYTVLWLTHQENVLSMNLHS, encoded by the exons ATGAATCATCCAGATAAAGCCAATG AGAACTTGTACCAAGACACAAAAACTCAAGACATATTGATGCCTGGTGCTAAGCCTAATACA CCTGACACCTATCTATGTACAACCTATCCAGTTCTAGAAGAGGAGCTTTATATTT ATAAATTTCAAGATCTGGCCAATGCTGCCACTGCACACCACATGTTGCTGTATGGATGTGATGGTGAACCTTTTTCTACAGACAGCTTCTG gAACTGTCCACCAATGTGTAAAAATGGTCAGCCTACAATAATGTTTGCCTGGGCTAAGAATGCTCCTCCAACAGTTATGCCTAAAG GTGTAGGTCTCAGGGTCGCAGGAAAACATCAATTAAGACTATTGTACTCCAGGTACACTACGCAAAGATTTTTGAAG ACTCAGAACCTGCAGATCACTCTGGacttaaactttacacaacccaCCAAAA TGTATCCAGTAGACATCAGCTGTACATTCATGATGGACAAGAGTATCATCCCCTTTGCTTTTAGAACACATGCACATGGTCTAG GTACAGTCATAACTGGTTATCAATACAATGGAACGTATCATGAAATCGGTAAAGGAAATCCACAATGGCCACAA GCTGTTAGATGCACTTATAACTCAAGCTCGATGGATCATCCTGTTGGTGTTGG GTCAACAGGCAATGATGAGATGTGCAATTATTACATCATGTTCTACACAGTTCTGTGGCTGACCCATCAGGAGAATGTGCTTTCAATGAACTTACACAGCTGA